A single Longimicrobiales bacterium DNA region contains:
- a CDS encoding pyruvate kinase, which produces MHRNGGMGTPPTTRRDAALSPRVLDRLALDLQELRQEVLKGEAALADALDAVHPDNRPSARNLVHYLSLRRHDIRALQLRLARTGLSSLGRLEPHVLVTLDRTLAMLALARGGEPPDFETPPISFGEGNRILASNTRRLLGVRPRQRAVHIVVTLPTEAATDPQLVRDLLAAGMTCARVNCAHDDAAAWAAMAENVRTAASALGRECRLLVDLGGPKLRTGAVAGGADRLVLAVGDCFELVAAEGVPLRETARPRIACSTPEIFRYVQAGEPIWFNDGRIGGVIEDRISDGIVVRVTHAKKGGSKLRPERGINLPETDLTLPALTDKDLRDLATVIPWADAIELSFVQRIEDVQALHAALDEHGADHVGVILKIEKRRAFADLPLLLLAAMKRRSCALMIARGDLAVEAGFERMVEVQEEILWIAEAAHVPAIWATEVLDELAKEGTLSRAEVTDAAMAARAEAVMLNKGPFVVDAIATLDNIIDRMQDHLAKKRSLFRALSVTRSLWK; this is translated from the coding sequence GTGCATCGCAACGGCGGCATGGGGACGCCTCCGACCACCCGCCGCGACGCCGCGCTCTCCCCGAGAGTGCTGGACCGGCTTGCACTCGACCTCCAGGAACTGCGGCAGGAGGTGCTGAAAGGCGAGGCGGCACTGGCGGATGCGCTGGACGCGGTACATCCGGACAATCGCCCGAGCGCGCGCAATCTCGTGCATTACCTGTCGCTGCGGCGCCACGACATCCGTGCGCTGCAGCTGCGCCTCGCACGCACAGGCCTCTCCTCGCTCGGCCGGCTGGAGCCCCACGTCCTGGTCACCCTGGACCGTACCCTCGCCATGCTCGCGCTCGCGCGCGGCGGCGAGCCGCCGGATTTCGAGACGCCACCGATCTCGTTCGGCGAAGGCAATCGCATCCTCGCCAGCAATACGCGCCGCCTGCTCGGCGTGCGCCCGCGCCAGCGCGCCGTCCACATCGTCGTGACTCTGCCGACGGAGGCCGCGACGGACCCGCAGCTGGTGCGTGACCTCCTTGCGGCGGGAATGACATGCGCGCGGGTCAACTGCGCACACGATGATGCCGCCGCGTGGGCCGCGATGGCGGAGAACGTGCGCACGGCAGCGAGCGCGCTCGGTCGCGAGTGCCGGCTGCTGGTGGATCTCGGCGGCCCGAAGCTGCGGACAGGCGCGGTCGCGGGCGGCGCGGACCGGCTGGTGCTGGCGGTGGGCGACTGCTTCGAGCTGGTCGCGGCGGAGGGTGTGCCGCTGCGTGAGACGGCGCGGCCACGGATCGCGTGTTCGACGCCCGAGATCTTCCGGTACGTGCAGGCAGGGGAGCCGATCTGGTTCAATGATGGCCGCATCGGCGGTGTGATCGAGGACCGGATCAGCGACGGCATCGTCGTCCGCGTCACGCATGCGAAGAAGGGCGGCAGCAAGCTGCGCCCCGAGCGTGGCATCAACCTGCCGGAGACCGATCTGACACTACCGGCGCTCACGGACAAGGACTTGCGCGACCTGGCCACGGTCATCCCGTGGGCCGATGCGATCGAACTGTCGTTCGTGCAGCGCATTGAGGATGTCCAGGCGCTGCACGCCGCGCTCGACGAGCACGGCGCGGACCATGTCGGCGTCATCCTCAAGATCGAGAAGCGTCGTGCATTCGCGGATCTGCCGCTCCTGCTGCTCGCCGCAATGAAGCGCCGGAGCTGTGCCTTGATGATTGCGCGCGGCGACCTGGCCGTCGAAGCGGGGTTCGAGCGCATGGTGGAGGTGCAGGAAGAGATCCTGTGGATTGCCGAAGCCGCGCACGTGCCTGCGATCTGGGCCACGGAGGTGCTGGACGAGCTCGCGAAGGAAGGCACGCTGTCGCGCGCCGAGGTCACGGACGCGGCGATGGCCGCGCGCGCGGAAGCCGTCATGCTGAACAAGGGACCATTCGTGGTCGATGCCATTGCAACGCTCGACAACATCATCGATCGCATGCAGGATCACCTCGCGAAGAAGCGGTCTCTGTTCCGCGCGCTGAGTGTCACCCGGAGCCTGTGGAAGTAG